One Syntrophorhabdaceae bacterium DNA window includes the following coding sequences:
- a CDS encoding ASKHA domain-containing protein: MFKDMPREYRIRFLPIDRLFPARENQSILELAMDAGVHINASCGGNGVCGKCKVRLTEGNITSLPSAAIGEDEYSEGFRLACQSLVKGDVTVEIPLESQIDKAILTRTEKDTHIFSNSEGRIFQAPTIPLVSNVYVELSEPTLNDNRADLDRLTRGISDCVGLAPVTATLEVIRGLGKILRDGGWKVTATVAGHSEGYEIVGVDSGNKLDGQYAVAIDIGTTTVWARLLDIGCGWPGVKNLKPERGWEGKQPASGQVIAEAADYNGQISYGEDVISRIVYARKKGGLKKLQSTVMKTINELIDGLLARSGVDREQILLVSFAGNTTMIHLLLDIDPTHIMLAPYTPQATHFGRLKARELGVNVGERTSAYVLPCVSSYVGGDIVSGVLASGMTEDESIRLFMDIGTNGEIVLGNKDWLLSASCSAGPAFEGGGIQFGTRASRGAIERVRINPASFEPMIFTVERARPTGICGSGLIDLVAGLLEAGLIDERGKFARDAATSRLREKTTGWEYVVCYASETQIDQDIVITEVDLDNLIRTKAAMFAGTKVLLDRAGLDFREIDTIIIAGGFGHYIDTEKAKTIGLLPELPNERFRFIGNGSLAGAHLVAVNRDCWKRAEEISRMITNVELSSNNRFMDEFVAAMFLPHTDRRLFPEVTARRERYKKCRK, encoded by the coding sequence ATGTTTAAGGATATGCCGAGAGAATATAGAATAAGATTTCTGCCCATAGATCGGTTGTTTCCGGCACGGGAAAATCAAAGCATTCTGGAATTGGCCATGGATGCGGGGGTCCACATTAACGCCTCGTGCGGTGGAAACGGTGTATGCGGCAAGTGCAAGGTTCGCCTTACCGAGGGAAACATCACGTCTCTTCCATCGGCCGCTATAGGTGAGGATGAGTACAGCGAAGGTTTCAGACTTGCGTGCCAGTCCCTGGTTAAGGGTGACGTAACCGTCGAGATCCCCCTCGAATCGCAAATCGACAAAGCGATCCTCACGCGAACCGAAAAAGATACGCACATCTTTTCCAATTCAGAGGGGCGGATTTTTCAAGCGCCCACCATACCTCTCGTGTCCAACGTTTATGTGGAGCTTTCGGAACCTACCCTCAATGACAATAGGGCCGATCTTGACAGACTTACGCGAGGGATATCTGATTGTGTGGGCCTGGCCCCGGTTACTGCTACTCTTGAAGTCATCAGAGGGCTTGGCAAGATTTTGCGGGACGGTGGGTGGAAGGTTACAGCAACCGTTGCCGGGCACAGCGAAGGGTATGAGATCGTCGGGGTGGATTCTGGCAACAAATTAGACGGCCAGTACGCAGTAGCCATAGACATAGGTACCACAACGGTCTGGGCTAGATTGCTCGACATAGGATGTGGGTGGCCGGGGGTAAAAAATCTTAAGCCGGAACGCGGGTGGGAAGGCAAACAACCTGCTTCAGGGCAGGTCATAGCCGAGGCAGCCGATTACAACGGCCAGATAAGCTATGGCGAGGATGTGATCTCCCGCATCGTCTACGCGCGAAAAAAAGGTGGACTCAAAAAGCTCCAATCCACGGTTATGAAAACGATCAATGAGCTTATCGATGGATTGCTCGCACGAAGCGGAGTGGACAGGGAGCAGATATTGCTTGTCAGCTTTGCGGGCAACACCACCATGATACACCTTTTACTGGATATCGACCCCACACATATCATGCTAGCGCCCTACACCCCCCAGGCAACGCACTTTGGAAGACTGAAGGCGCGAGAACTTGGCGTCAATGTGGGCGAGCGAACCTCGGCCTATGTGCTTCCCTGTGTGTCATCGTACGTGGGCGGAGATATTGTCTCAGGGGTGCTTGCCTCAGGCATGACAGAGGACGAAAGTATACGCCTCTTTATGGATATCGGCACCAACGGAGAGATCGTACTCGGCAACAAGGACTGGCTTCTTTCGGCGTCCTGTTCTGCCGGTCCGGCTTTCGAAGGCGGCGGCATTCAATTCGGCACGCGCGCGTCACGGGGCGCCATAGAGCGAGTGAGGATAAATCCGGCGAGTTTCGAACCTATGATTTTCACAGTTGAGAGAGCGAGACCAACTGGTATTTGCGGTTCAGGCCTCATAGACCTTGTTGCCGGTCTTCTCGAAGCCGGTCTTATCGATGAACGAGGTAAGTTCGCTCGAGACGCTGCCACGAGCCGGCTCAGAGAAAAGACCACGGGTTGGGAGTACGTGGTCTGCTACGCCTCGGAAACTCAGATAGACCAGGATATTGTAATCACGGAAGTGGACCTCGACAATCTTATCAGGACCAAGGCCGCTATGTTTGCAGGAACCAAAGTGTTACTCGATCGGGCGGGCCTTGATTTTCGCGAGATTGACACGATTATTATTGCCGGAGGCTTTGGCCACTACATCGATACGGAAAAGGCCAAGACAATAGGACTTTTACCTGAACTGCCTAACGAGCGGTTCCGTTTTATCGGCAATGGCTCGCTCGCGGGGGCGCATCTCGTTGCGGTGAATCGGGACTGCTGGAAAAGAGCGGAAGAGATTTCCAGAATGATAACCAACGTCGAACTTTCGAGTAACAACAGGTTCATGGATGAATTTGTGGCCGCCATGTTTTTGCCCCATACGGACCGGCGACTTTTTCCAGAGGTAACGGCACGGCGTGAGAGGTACAAGAAATGCCGAAAGTAA
- a CDS encoding AAA family ATPase, translating to MPKVIAVAGKGGVGKTTIGGMLVRYLLELIHNGPVLAVDADPNSNLNEVLGVNVNATIGQVRELMKMDVPAGMTKDVWVEYEIQKAVIEAKGFDLLVMGRPEGAGCYCAANSLAKQSIDALKKNYAYVIVDNEAGMEHMSRLVTQDVDILYIISDATPRGLLTASRIFGLIGELKLNILTTHILINGLKENDDGQLLRGIAAQKGMNVAGVVRDDREVRTKDAEGKSVFELTGSNLALADVYAIFEKTIRDPLNHNR from the coding sequence ATGCCGAAAGTAATCGCCGTGGCCGGCAAGGGAGGGGTAGGTAAGACCACGATTGGCGGGATGCTCGTCCGATACCTCCTTGAGTTGATACATAATGGTCCCGTGCTCGCAGTCGACGCGGATCCGAACTCGAACCTCAATGAGGTTCTGGGGGTAAACGTGAACGCCACGATCGGCCAGGTGCGGGAACTCATGAAAATGGATGTGCCGGCGGGTATGACTAAGGATGTTTGGGTTGAATACGAAATTCAGAAGGCGGTTATAGAAGCGAAGGGTTTCGATCTTTTGGTTATGGGACGGCCTGAAGGGGCCGGTTGTTATTGCGCAGCCAACAGTCTTGCCAAGCAATCGATCGATGCGCTCAAGAAGAATTACGCCTACGTGATTGTGGATAACGAAGCAGGCATGGAACATATGAGCAGACTTGTCACACAGGACGTGGATATCCTCTATATAATCTCTGACGCCACGCCAAGAGGGCTCCTCACGGCGTCAAGAATTTTCGGCTTGATCGGGGAATTGAAATTGAATATACTGACAACTCATATTCTCATTAACGGTCTTAAGGAAAATGACGACGGACAATTGCTTCGAGGCATAGCCGCACAAAAGGGCATGAACGTTGCCGGTGTAGTGAGAGACGACCGGGAAGTCAGAACCAAGGACGCGGAGGGAAAATCCGTATTTGAGCTCACGGGCTCTAACCTCGCTCTTGCCGATGTATACGCCATATTTGAGAAGACCATACGAGATCCGCTGAACCACAATAGATAG
- a CDS encoding acetyl-CoA decarbonylase/synthase complex subunit delta, whose product MAFEIPKIKYTGSIKEVSIGDGPHALRIGGESCYPFYLFEGEMPNPPKVALEVWDCKPDDWQHWTIEPYRDVIHDPLLWAKKCADAYQADMIALQLKSADPNGMNRDAEEVASRVKSIADALAIPLIVWGTSNDEKDAVLFRRIAEVCEGRNVALGPVTEKNYKQVGAMSIAYGQTVAASSPLDVNLAKQLNILLGNLGVPDEKIIMDPTTGALGYGLEYTYSVMERDRMAGLTQEDAKLQNPIICNVADEVWKTREVRLTKEEDPKLGDETKRSILIESVTAMSLIMAGADIVIVRHPESMKIIKDMIRELMV is encoded by the coding sequence ATGGCGTTCGAGATTCCAAAGATAAAATATACGGGCTCAATCAAAGAGGTATCGATTGGAGATGGCCCGCATGCGTTAAGGATCGGCGGAGAGTCCTGTTATCCTTTCTATCTTTTCGAAGGAGAGATGCCAAACCCTCCGAAGGTCGCCCTCGAGGTCTGGGATTGTAAGCCCGATGACTGGCAGCATTGGACAATCGAGCCCTACCGCGATGTGATCCATGATCCTCTCTTGTGGGCCAAGAAGTGCGCCGACGCCTATCAAGCGGATATGATCGCCTTGCAGTTAAAAAGCGCAGATCCAAACGGCATGAACCGTGACGCGGAAGAGGTGGCTTCCCGGGTGAAAAGCATCGCCGACGCTCTCGCCATCCCGCTTATCGTCTGGGGCACGTCAAACGACGAAAAGGACGCGGTGCTTTTCAGGCGGATTGCAGAGGTATGTGAGGGAAGAAATGTTGCGCTGGGACCGGTGACGGAAAAGAACTACAAACAGGTGGGGGCCATGTCTATTGCGTACGGCCAGACTGTAGCGGCTTCTTCTCCGCTCGATGTCAACCTTGCCAAACAACTGAACATACTCCTTGGGAATCTGGGCGTACCCGATGAGAAGATCATTATGGACCCGACCACGGGTGCCCTCGGGTACGGGCTTGAATACACGTATTCGGTCATGGAACGTGACAGAATGGCGGGGCTCACCCAGGAAGACGCCAAGCTGCAGAACCCCATTATCTGTAACGTAGCGGATGAGGTCTGGAAAACGCGTGAAGTGAGACTTACCAAAGAGGAAGATCCGAAACTGGGCGACGAGACCAAACGTTCCATATTGATAGAGTCTGTGACGGCTATGAGTCTCATTATGGCTGGCGCCGATATCGTGATCGTGCGACATCCGGAAAGTATGAAGATCATCAAGGATATGATTCGGGAGTTGATGGTCTGA
- the cooS gene encoding anaerobic carbon-monoxide dehydrogenase catalytic subunit, with product MPEAKEKSIDRATLELIDKAQKQDIETVFARGDEIKPCPIGVEESCCKVCAMGPCRLPRLRKDEGKKRTGVCGATIETIVARNFARKIAAGAASHSDHAREVAETFLKAARGEAQGFSIKDEMKLLEVALDFGIEIEGREIRDVAIEVGEKALQEFGKQRGELVYIKKAPLKRQEIWKRLGVTPRGIDREVVETMHRTHMGVDQDYKHLLRQATRTALADGWGGSMISTDLQDIMFGTPVPVLGAINLGVLKEEEINVVVHGHEPLLPEMLVVATKDQEIKKLVENSGAKGINLAGMCCSANEVLMRHGIPVAGNFLQQELALVTGAVEVMTVDVQCEMQGLRNVAECFHTKLITTSDRAMIEGATHIEFHPETGLDTAKQILKMAIENYKNRKAVYIPDVSQDMVAGFSQETIGYLLGGLFRASYRPLNDNITNGRIRGVAGVVGCNNVRSVHDEGHITMIKELIKNDVLVLTTGCAAMACGKAGLLKPEAAGEFAGPGLAEVCETVGIPPVLHMGACVDNSRILIAATAVVKEGGLGDDLSDIPAAGAAPEWMSEKALAIGQYFVASGIFTVFGTTWPTVGSEKVTEHLFKEHEEMYKGMWAFEPDPVKAAHLMIAHIDKKRDALGLNKSRERVLFDMGMRRALD from the coding sequence ATGCCGGAAGCGAAAGAAAAGAGTATTGATCGTGCGACACTTGAGCTTATCGACAAGGCGCAAAAGCAAGACATCGAGACGGTATTTGCCCGCGGGGATGAAATCAAGCCGTGTCCCATAGGGGTTGAAGAGAGTTGCTGCAAGGTTTGCGCAATGGGGCCGTGCAGGCTTCCCCGCTTAAGGAAGGATGAGGGAAAGAAGAGGACAGGGGTCTGCGGCGCCACCATTGAAACGATCGTGGCGAGGAATTTTGCGCGTAAGATAGCTGCAGGTGCGGCATCGCACTCGGATCATGCACGGGAAGTGGCAGAGACGTTCTTGAAGGCCGCCCGCGGTGAGGCGCAGGGTTTTTCGATCAAAGATGAAATGAAACTCCTCGAGGTTGCCCTCGATTTTGGCATTGAGATAGAGGGGAGAGAAATAAGAGACGTTGCTATCGAGGTGGGAGAAAAGGCGCTTCAAGAATTCGGTAAACAGCGTGGTGAGCTCGTTTACATCAAAAAAGCCCCGCTCAAACGCCAGGAGATCTGGAAGAGGCTCGGCGTAACGCCTCGCGGCATAGACCGTGAGGTCGTTGAAACCATGCACAGAACGCATATGGGGGTGGATCAGGATTACAAGCATCTTTTGAGACAGGCCACCCGTACCGCCCTCGCGGACGGCTGGGGCGGTTCCATGATCTCCACAGACCTCCAAGACATCATGTTCGGCACGCCGGTGCCTGTGCTCGGAGCGATCAACCTGGGCGTTCTGAAGGAAGAAGAGATCAACGTGGTCGTCCATGGGCACGAGCCCCTCTTGCCGGAGATGCTCGTCGTGGCAACTAAAGACCAGGAAATAAAGAAACTCGTAGAGAACTCGGGGGCCAAGGGCATCAATCTCGCCGGTATGTGCTGTTCGGCGAACGAGGTGCTCATGCGCCACGGTATTCCGGTAGCGGGCAACTTTCTCCAGCAGGAACTCGCGCTCGTTACTGGTGCCGTGGAGGTTATGACGGTCGATGTGCAGTGCGAGATGCAGGGCTTGAGAAATGTGGCGGAATGTTTTCATACCAAGCTCATCACCACGTCAGACAGGGCAATGATAGAGGGCGCCACGCATATCGAATTTCACCCGGAGACAGGTCTCGACACGGCAAAGCAAATACTCAAGATGGCTATCGAGAACTATAAGAACCGCAAGGCCGTATATATACCCGACGTGAGCCAGGATATGGTGGCAGGCTTCAGCCAGGAGACCATCGGTTATCTTCTTGGCGGACTGTTCAGGGCCAGCTACCGGCCGTTAAACGATAACATCACGAATGGAAGAATACGGGGTGTGGCCGGGGTCGTGGGCTGCAACAACGTACGGTCTGTTCACGATGAGGGTCACATTACCATGATCAAAGAGCTCATAAAGAACGACGTGCTCGTGCTGACCACAGGATGCGCGGCTATGGCCTGCGGCAAAGCAGGGCTGCTCAAGCCGGAGGCTGCCGGAGAATTTGCCGGACCCGGGCTTGCCGAGGTCTGCGAGACCGTGGGTATTCCACCGGTGCTTCACATGGGCGCGTGTGTGGACAACTCGCGGATCCTCATTGCCGCCACCGCGGTGGTCAAAGAAGGCGGCCTGGGTGATGATTTGAGCGATATTCCCGCGGCGGGAGCTGCGCCTGAGTGGATGAGTGAGAAGGCCCTCGCGATCGGCCAGTATTTCGTGGCGTCAGGGATCTTCACCGTTTTTGGAACCACCTGGCCCACAGTCGGGAGCGAAAAGGTAACCGAACATCTCTTCAAGGAACATGAGGAGATGTACAAGGGCATGTGGGCTTTTGAGCCTGACCCGGTCAAGGCGGCGCATCTTATGATAGCCCATATCGATAAGAAGAGAGATGCGCTGGGTCTTAATAAGTCACGTGAACGGGTACTCTTTGATATGGGCATGAGGAGGGCGCTCGACTGA